The Kozakia baliensis genome includes a region encoding these proteins:
- a CDS encoding ABC transporter permease subunit, whose translation MSNTLVPPVGPAADVSSSIRASERLRSAMQAAGMLPVLVLLALAFHFFGGHRFLTGQNLSIVAQQASINVVLSAGMTFVILTGGIDLSVGSTLAFSAMGGLMVSLLPGFGWLAIPTCLVIGLAVGLFNGGLISGLKIPPFIVTLGTLTAVRGLARLMGADRTIFNPSLSYAWIGNDGIPLSSTLVIPWLAVIALAVVVASWFILRRTVLGVHIYAVGGNQAAARLAGIRVGAVLMFVYALSGLLAGLGGVMSSARLYAANGLQLGQSYELDAIAAVILGGTSFVGGIGSIWGTLVGGLMIAVLSNGLILLGVSDIWQFIIKGLVIIIAVALDRFRQPAART comes from the coding sequence ATGTCCAACACCCTCGTTCCACCGGTCGGCCCGGCTGCTGACGTCTCATCGTCCATCCGCGCTTCCGAAAGACTGCGCAGCGCCATGCAGGCCGCAGGCATGTTGCCGGTCTTGGTGCTGCTTGCGCTTGCATTCCATTTCTTCGGCGGTCACCGCTTCCTGACCGGCCAGAATCTTTCCATCGTCGCCCAGCAAGCCTCCATCAACGTCGTGCTGTCGGCAGGTATGACATTCGTCATCCTGACAGGCGGTATCGATCTTTCGGTCGGTTCGACCCTGGCTTTCTCGGCCATGGGCGGTCTGATGGTCTCGCTTCTGCCCGGCTTCGGCTGGCTGGCCATTCCGACCTGCCTCGTTATCGGCCTTGCCGTCGGCCTGTTCAATGGCGGGCTGATCTCAGGCTTGAAAATCCCGCCTTTCATCGTGACCCTCGGCACCTTGACGGCCGTGCGCGGATTGGCGCGCCTGATGGGCGCGGACCGGACGATCTTCAATCCATCGCTCTCCTATGCGTGGATCGGCAATGACGGCATTCCGCTTTCCTCCACGCTCGTCATTCCCTGGCTGGCGGTCATCGCACTCGCCGTCGTGGTGGCATCATGGTTCATCCTGCGCCGCACCGTCTTGGGCGTGCATATTTATGCCGTTGGCGGCAATCAGGCCGCCGCGCGTCTGGCGGGTATCCGCGTCGGCGCGGTGCTGATGTTCGTCTATGCGCTCTCCGGCCTGTTGGCCGGGCTCGGGGGCGTTATGTCTTCCGCCCGCCTTTACGCCGCCAACGGATTGCAACTCGGGCAATCCTACGAACTGGACGCCATCGCGGCGGTCATTCTCGGCGGCACTTCTTTCGTCGGCGGCATCGGCTCCATCTGGGGCACGCTCGTCGGCGGATTGATGATCGCGGTCCTCTCCAACGGTCTGATCCTGCTCGGCGTCTCGGACATCTGGCAGTTCATCATCAAAGGGCTGGTCATCATCATCGCCGTGGCGCTCGACCGCTTCCGTCAGCCTGCGGCCCGCACCTGA
- a CDS encoding ABC transporter substrate-binding protein, producing MKSKVSLLASLAALSFGVAQAKPVDAIGITLGTLGNPYFVALAQGATAEAKRDNPNVRVLSVSADYDLNKQFSQIDNFIASGVNLILINAVDAQAILPAIKRAQKAGITVVAVDVKAAGANATVQTDNVQAGRISCEYLSQKLGGKGNVAIQNGPQVSAVIDRVQGCKEALAKQPNIKIVSDDQNGQGSRDAGFQVMQGYLVRFPDLNGVFTINDPQAIGSDLAIKQGHRSGILVSSVDGAPDFVAAVKDKTSNIIASATQDPYSMGVNAVQLGQGIMDGKVKDGTLKLMTPKLVDRDNVSSYQGWTGR from the coding sequence ATGAAATCGAAAGTCTCTCTTCTCGCCAGTCTCGCCGCCCTTTCCTTTGGGGTGGCGCAGGCCAAGCCGGTGGACGCCATCGGCATCACGCTCGGAACTTTGGGCAATCCCTATTTCGTGGCGCTTGCCCAAGGCGCGACTGCGGAAGCCAAACGCGACAATCCGAATGTGCGCGTTCTCTCGGTCTCCGCCGATTACGATCTCAACAAGCAGTTTTCGCAAATCGATAATTTCATCGCTTCCGGCGTCAATCTCATCCTGATCAACGCGGTGGATGCGCAAGCCATTCTCCCGGCTATCAAGCGCGCTCAAAAAGCAGGCATCACCGTGGTCGCGGTGGACGTCAAAGCGGCAGGCGCCAACGCCACCGTGCAGACCGACAACGTCCAAGCCGGGCGTATTTCATGCGAATACCTGTCGCAGAAACTCGGCGGCAAAGGCAACGTCGCCATTCAGAACGGGCCGCAGGTTTCCGCCGTTATCGATCGTGTCCAGGGATGTAAGGAAGCGCTGGCGAAACAGCCGAACATCAAAATTGTTAGCGACGATCAAAACGGACAAGGCTCGCGCGATGCAGGCTTCCAGGTCATGCAGGGCTATCTGGTGCGCTTTCCCGATCTGAACGGCGTCTTCACCATCAACGACCCGCAGGCGATCGGCAGCGATCTCGCCATCAAACAAGGCCATCGTTCCGGCATTCTCGTCAGTTCCGTCGACGGCGCGCCCGATTTCGTCGCCGCCGTGAAGGACAAAACTTCCAATATCATCGCTTCCGCCACCCAGGACCCTTACTCGATGGGCGTCAACGCCGTGCAACTCGGCCAAGGCATCATGGATGGCAAGGTCAAGGATGGCACGCTCAAGCTCATGACGCCTAAACTGGTCGATCGTGACAATGTCTCGTCCTATCAGGGCTGGACTGGTCGCTAA